One window of Flavobacteriales bacterium genomic DNA carries:
- the ric gene encoding iron-sulfur cluster repair di-iron protein: protein MTKENSAEGNNLDVTKLAPREKHPTIFSRYHALKEGESLTIHNDHDPKPLYYQMQGEMGDVFTWEYLEQGPAWWRVKIIKRPSGQGAETLAEIVTKDMGKAEVFKKYGLDFCCNGHLTVREACAAKGLDVVRIEQELREGNHASTSAALPYNDWGIDFLADFIVNTHHAYLRKTLPDLQKYAAKVEEVHGMNHPELHLVRRYVDEVAAEFNAHLPEEERNMFPYIKQMVAAKNSGQPLPASTMGRFKDNLDALMKEHALVGRKLDQINEVTEGYGLPGDACASYTLLYRMLHELEDDTHVHIHLENNILFPKATELEKSFH from the coding sequence ATCACCAAGGAGAATTCCGCCGAAGGGAACAACCTGGACGTTACCAAGCTGGCGCCCCGCGAAAAACACCCCACCATCTTCTCACGCTACCATGCCTTGAAGGAGGGCGAGAGCCTCACCATCCACAACGACCACGACCCCAAGCCGCTCTACTATCAGATGCAGGGCGAGATGGGCGACGTGTTCACTTGGGAATACCTGGAGCAGGGGCCTGCATGGTGGAGGGTGAAGATCATCAAGCGGCCTAGTGGCCAAGGCGCCGAAACGCTGGCGGAGATCGTGACCAAGGACATGGGGAAGGCGGAGGTATTCAAGAAGTACGGCCTTGACTTCTGCTGCAATGGGCACCTCACCGTGCGCGAAGCCTGCGCTGCCAAGGGTCTGGATGTGGTCCGGATTGAACAGGAACTGCGTGAAGGGAACCACGCGAGCACGTCAGCGGCACTGCCCTACAACGATTGGGGGATCGACTTCCTGGCTGACTTTATCGTGAACACCCACCACGCCTACCTGCGCAAGACCCTGCCCGACCTGCAGAAATATGCCGCCAAGGTGGAGGAAGTACACGGGATGAACCACCCCGAACTGCACCTCGTGCGCCGCTATGTGGATGAGGTGGCTGCGGAATTCAACGCACACCTGCCCGAGGAGGAGCGCAACATGTTCCCCTACATCAAGCAAATGGTGGCCGCCAAGAACAGCGGACAACCCTTGCCCGCCAGTACCATGGGGCGCTTCAAGGACAACCTGGACGCTTTGATGAAAGAGCACGCGCTTGTCGGTAGAAAGCTGGACCAGATCAATGAGGTGACCGAAGGCTACGGCCTGCCGGGCGATGCCTGCGCCAGCTACACCCTGCTCTACCGCATGCTGCACGAGCTGGAGGACGACACCCACGTGCATATCCACTTGGAGAACAACATCCTCTTTCCCAAGGCGACGGAACTGGAGAAGTCGTTCCACTAA
- a CDS encoding DUF2249 domain-containing protein has protein sequence MITINANTKISALLKEDPAALEAIISLSPKFTKLRNPLLRKLMASRATIRMASKIGGVRPEAFFAKLEPLGFVIDKAEAVEETVAPTPMPEFMKHITPENVLELDVQPILNEGKDPFTLILGKVKALEPRQTLKIINDFEPIPLILLLEKQGFKTYSEMVDGGLYHTWFFKADASTIPSATVKGNADDFDTWVKKFEGHTTTIDVRHLEMPLPMLTILDELDKLPDGQALYVDHKRIPVFLLPELEERKFEYRAKEISEGNVKLFIFKP, from the coding sequence ATGATCACGATCAACGCCAATACGAAGATCTCCGCGCTGCTGAAGGAAGATCCTGCGGCCTTGGAAGCCATCATCAGCCTCTCGCCCAAGTTCACCAAGCTGCGCAACCCGCTGCTGCGCAAACTGATGGCCTCGCGCGCCACCATCCGCATGGCCAGCAAGATCGGGGGCGTTAGGCCGGAAGCCTTCTTCGCCAAGCTGGAACCCTTGGGCTTCGTCATCGACAAGGCGGAGGCCGTGGAGGAAACCGTAGCGCCCACGCCCATGCCGGAGTTCATGAAGCACATCACGCCGGAGAACGTGCTGGAGCTGGACGTGCAGCCCATCCTGAACGAAGGCAAGGACCCCTTCACCCTGATCCTCGGAAAGGTGAAGGCCTTGGAGCCTCGGCAAACGCTGAAGATCATCAACGACTTCGAGCCCATCCCGCTGATCCTGCTGCTGGAAAAACAAGGCTTCAAGACCTACTCGGAGATGGTGGACGGTGGTTTATACCACACGTGGTTCTTCAAGGCGGATGCCAGCACCATCCCGAGCGCCACCGTGAAGGGCAATGCCGATGACTTCGATACGTGGGTGAAGAAGTTCGAGGGGCACACCACCACCATCGACGTGCGCCACTTGGAGATGCCCTTGCCCATGCTCACCATTCTGGACGAGTTGGATAAGCTCCCAGACGGCCAAGCACTCTACGTGGACCACAAGCGGATCCCCGTGTTCCTGCTGCCCGAACTGGAAGAACGGAAGTTCGAGTACCGCGCCAAGGAGATCAGTGAGGGCAACGTGAAGCTCTTCATCTTCAAGCCCTGA
- a CDS encoding cytochrome C oxidase subunit I yields the protein MIGPALSSNVARTTSHKVVIPFYVYAAVSFLVATVLLLTSRGAFTGHYFQPHILAITHVMALGWATMIILGASHQLVPVLIENDLYSTKLGHLSFGLAAVGIPLLVYGFYTFDLGLVAQLGGSLVTAAVLVYCVNIALSISDSKRKNVHAVFVFTATLWLLLTVSLGLAMLFNFTAFVLPQDSLYFLSLHAHLGLVGWFLLLVMGVGSRLIPMFLISKYSAPRLLWVVFALVNTGLVLYGLLFLFHAAPGLSFVPAGMVLLALLLFAYYCRQAYTQRIRKKVDDQMKISLLAVALLLLPTVVLLALIGVLLASSSAHANVVLLYGFTIFFGWLTAIILGMTFKTLPFIVWNKLYSHRASLGKMPSPKDLFSERVYRAMALAYLLGFVLFGCGILFAAPILLVTGSIALLTTAVLYNWNVLRLVNHKPFRK from the coding sequence ATGATAGGTCCGGCCCTGAGCAGCAACGTGGCCCGTACCACCTCGCACAAGGTGGTGATCCCGTTCTATGTCTATGCGGCGGTATCGTTCCTGGTGGCCACCGTTCTGCTGCTCACATCGCGCGGTGCCTTCACCGGCCATTATTTCCAGCCGCACATCCTGGCCATCACCCATGTGATGGCGCTTGGCTGGGCCACCATGATCATCTTGGGCGCCAGCCACCAACTGGTGCCGGTGCTGATCGAGAACGACCTCTACAGCACCAAGCTGGGCCATCTGTCCTTCGGTCTGGCCGCCGTGGGCATTCCGCTGCTGGTGTATGGTTTCTACACCTTCGACCTGGGTCTTGTGGCCCAATTGGGCGGCTCGTTGGTTACGGCTGCGGTGCTCGTCTACTGCGTCAACATCGCCCTCAGCATTTCCGATAGCAAACGGAAGAACGTCCACGCGGTGTTCGTCTTCACGGCCACCCTTTGGTTGCTGCTCACGGTGTCGCTCGGGCTGGCGATGCTCTTCAACTTCACTGCGTTCGTGTTGCCCCAGGACTCCTTGTACTTCCTCTCCCTGCATGCCCACCTCGGTCTGGTGGGTTGGTTCCTGTTGCTGGTGATGGGTGTGGGCTCGCGGCTGATCCCCATGTTCCTGATCTCCAAATACAGCGCCCCCCGGCTGCTGTGGGTGGTGTTCGCGCTGGTGAACACGGGACTCGTGCTCTACGGCCTGCTGTTCCTCTTCCATGCGGCGCCGGGCCTCAGCTTCGTACCCGCAGGCATGGTGCTGTTGGCCTTGCTGCTCTTCGCGTACTACTGCAGGCAGGCCTACACCCAACGCATCCGGAAGAAGGTGGACGACCAGATGAAGATCTCGTTGTTGGCCGTGGCCCTGCTGCTACTGCCCACGGTGGTGCTGCTGGCACTGATCGGCGTGCTGCTGGCCTCGTCCAGCGCACATGCCAATGTGGTGCTGCTCTACGGCTTCACCATCTTCTTCGGTTGGCTTACGGCGATCATTCTGGGCATGACCTTCAAGACCCTGCCCTTCATTGTCTGGAACAAACTGTACAGCCACCGCGCCTCACTGGGTAAGATGCCCAGCCCGAAGGACCTGTTCAGCGAGCGGGTGTACCGGGCCATGGCGCTGGCCTACCTGTTGGGCTTTGTCCTCTTCGGCTGCGGCATCCTCTTCGCTGCACCGATCCTGCTGGTGACAGGCAGCATCGCTCTGCTGACCACCGCGGTGCTGTACAACTGGAACGTCCTGCGTTTGGTGAACCACAAGCCTTTCCGAAAATGA